A stretch of the Rhodospirillaceae bacterium genome encodes the following:
- a CDS encoding tripartite tricarboxylate transporter permease, with the protein MFDIATILAGLGDAVTPVNILFVVLGVAVGQFVGAVPGIGPVITIALAIPFTFALSPLSGIAFLVGINKGGLVGGAIPAILINTPGTPDAAATALDGYPLARQGRPLKAAKMALYSSVTGDTFSDIVLITVSPPLAVIALMMGPIEIACLLIFAFAVIAGLIGKSLAKGIVAAALGLLCAAIGLDPEHSSPRFIFGVPDLFDGLPIASVAIGMLAAAEIFRRLAAKRKKITAAITFDRNQPREDRRVSWAEYWGCRFTIARGAVIGTLLGAAPGIGTTAASFMSYASAKQTSREPETFGKGNIHGIAATESANSAVMGANMIPMLTLGIPGSVSAALIIGALIIHGIQPGPLLFEQQARLIYGLFGAMIMANFCNFWIGLIGLRLWAFVIRAPESAIFSSAIALCIVGVYLSTGTLFGVAVMLVFAAIGYAMTSLGFSVVIFIIAFFLGNRFELSLNQSLTLIDGDFSVMLDHPVAIALLVLAVLTAWWLARKRKPAPDAPD; encoded by the coding sequence ATGTTTGACATCGCAACCATACTGGCCGGCCTCGGCGACGCCGTTACGCCCGTCAACATCCTGTTCGTGGTCCTCGGCGTTGCCGTCGGCCAGTTCGTCGGCGCGGTGCCCGGCATCGGCCCGGTCATCACCATCGCGCTCGCGATCCCCTTTACCTTCGCGCTCAGCCCGCTGTCCGGCATCGCCTTCCTGGTCGGGATCAACAAGGGCGGCCTGGTCGGCGGGGCGATCCCGGCCATCCTGATCAATACGCCGGGGACGCCAGACGCCGCGGCGACCGCGCTCGACGGCTATCCGCTCGCCCGGCAGGGCCGGCCGCTCAAGGCGGCGAAGATGGCGCTCTATTCGTCGGTCACCGGCGACACGTTCAGCGACATCGTGCTGATCACGGTGTCGCCGCCGCTGGCCGTGATCGCCCTGATGATGGGGCCGATCGAGATCGCCTGCCTGCTCATCTTCGCCTTCGCCGTGATCGCGGGGCTGATCGGCAAGTCCCTGGCGAAAGGGATCGTCGCGGCGGCGCTCGGCCTGCTCTGCGCCGCCATCGGACTGGATCCCGAGCATTCGAGCCCGCGGTTCATCTTCGGCGTGCCGGACCTGTTCGACGGCCTGCCGATCGCGTCGGTCGCCATCGGCATGCTGGCTGCCGCGGAAATCTTCCGCCGGCTTGCCGCCAAGCGGAAGAAGATCACGGCCGCAATCACCTTCGACCGGAACCAGCCGCGCGAGGACAGGCGGGTCAGCTGGGCGGAATACTGGGGCTGCCGCTTCACCATCGCCCGGGGCGCGGTGATCGGCACGCTGCTGGGCGCAGCGCCCGGCATCGGCACGACGGCGGCCTCCTTCATGAGCTATGCCTCGGCCAAGCAGACCAGCCGGGAGCCGGAGACCTTCGGCAAGGGCAACATCCATGGCATCGCAGCGACCGAATCGGCCAATTCCGCCGTCATGGGTGCCAACATGATCCCGATGCTGACGCTCGGCATTCCCGGCAGCGTCTCCGCGGCGCTCATCATCGGCGCCCTGATCATCCACGGCATCCAGCCCGGCCCGCTGCTCTTCGAACAGCAGGCGCGGCTGATCTACGGCCTGTTCGGCGCCATGATCATGGCCAATTTCTGCAATTTCTGGATCGGCCTGATCGGCCTGCGCTTGTGGGCCTTCGTGATCCGGGCGCCGGAATCGGCGATCTTCTCGTCCGCCATCGCGCTGTGCATCGTCGGCGTCTATCTCTCGACCGGCACCCTGTTCGGGGTCGCCGTCATGCTGGTCTTCGCCGCGATCGGCTACGCGATGACGTCGCTGGGCTTTTCGGTCGTGATCTTCATCATCGCCTTTTTTCTCGGCAACCGGTTCGAACTGTCGCTCAACCAGTCGCTGACCCTGATCGACGGGGATTTCTCGGTCATGCTCGACCATCCGGTGGCGATCGCCCTGCTGGTTCTCGCCGTCCTGACCGCCTGGTGGCTGGCACGGAAACGGAAACCGGCGCCCGATGCGCCTGACTGA
- a CDS encoding tripartite tricarboxylate transporter TctB family protein yields MPSLNRLTGVACALAGLCLLLVVIPDQVEAIEDSGVQPATVPTAVAWVLMAAGAFHALFPTGDTPFDGPEALRAGLFLAIVGGGVYLMSEIGFLYVAPGLVLAIMLAMGERRWFVLWIAALPVGIWAILEFWLNRPLP; encoded by the coding sequence ATGCCGTCGCTCAACCGCCTGACGGGAGTCGCCTGCGCCCTTGCTGGCCTTTGCCTCCTGCTGGTCGTTATCCCGGACCAGGTGGAAGCGATCGAAGACAGCGGGGTGCAGCCGGCCACCGTCCCCACGGCGGTCGCCTGGGTCCTGATGGCGGCCGGCGCCTTTCATGCGCTGTTTCCGACCGGCGACACGCCCTTCGACGGCCCGGAGGCCCTGCGGGCCGGCCTGTTCCTGGCGATCGTCGGGGGCGGCGTCTACCTGATGTCCGAAATCGGCTTCCTGTATGTTGCGCCCGGTCTCGTGCTGGCGATCATGCTGGCGATGGGCGAGCGGCGCTGGTTCGTCCTGTGGATTGCGGCCCTGCCGGTCGGCATCTGGGCGATTCTCGAGTTCTGGCTCAACCGGCCCCTGCCGTGA
- a CDS encoding tripartite tricarboxylate transporter substrate binding protein: MRKLTRIAASAAVLAALAAAPAQGAGWKPAGPVTLSVAFGAGGITDTLARLLADQMEKDTGWNIVVKNRPGGGGVAMLSGLSRAKPDGLNIGIAVNMPIVMQLIVRPAKIPFRIKDFDYLGTVVWAQLAIVALKDAPYSDMKSLIAYAKKSGKPLTVAHDTKPQSMIMNAIARSAGIKVKMVPHKSGAEQMQSLLGGHVDLAFGGGAHIPYYNAGKITVLASGNQRRHGYAPDMKTLIEQGLNYYVDPFFYISAPKGLKPETRAALAKAIKAAVNSEKMTKFLANTMKTAPTDLGPADTEKMMYGTRKTIKILLESTK; this comes from the coding sequence ATGCGTAAGTTGACCAGAATTGCGGCTTCGGCCGCCGTGCTCGCCGCGCTTGCCGCTGCCCCGGCGCAGGGCGCCGGCTGGAAACCGGCCGGCCCGGTCACGCTTTCGGTCGCCTTCGGCGCCGGCGGCATCACCGACACGCTCGCCCGACTTCTCGCCGACCAGATGGAGAAGGACACCGGCTGGAACATCGTGGTCAAGAACCGGCCCGGCGGCGGCGGCGTCGCCATGCTTTCCGGCCTGTCCCGCGCCAAGCCGGACGGCCTGAATATCGGCATCGCCGTGAACATGCCGATCGTCATGCAGCTCATCGTCCGGCCGGCCAAAATTCCGTTCCGGATCAAGGATTTCGACTATCTCGGCACGGTGGTCTGGGCCCAGTTGGCGATTGTCGCGCTCAAGGACGCGCCCTACAGCGACATGAAAAGCCTCATCGCGTACGCCAAGAAATCCGGCAAGCCGCTGACCGTCGCCCACGACACCAAGCCGCAATCGATGATCATGAACGCCATCGCGCGGTCCGCGGGTATCAAGGTGAAGATGGTGCCGCACAAGAGCGGCGCCGAACAGATGCAGTCCCTGCTGGGCGGCCATGTCGACCTCGCGTTCGGCGGCGGCGCGCATATCCCGTACTACAATGCCGGCAAGATCACCGTCCTCGCCTCGGGCAACCAGAGGCGTCACGGCTATGCGCCGGACATGAAGACGCTGATCGAGCAGGGCCTGAACTACTATGTCGATCCCTTCTTCTATATTTCCGCGCCGAAAGGCCTGAAGCCCGAAACGCGAGCGGCGTTGGCCAAGGCGATCAAAGCGGCGGTCAATTCGGAGAAGATGACCAAGTTCCTGGCGAACACGATGAAGACCGCGCCGACGGACCTCGGCCCCGCCGACACCGAAAAAATGATGTACGGCACCCGCAAGACCATCAAGATTCTGCTGGAGTCGACCAAGTAA
- a CDS encoding aromatic ring-hydroxylating dioxygenase subunit alpha yields MFPKNCWYVAAWAREVQRLHPMRRLLLGEPVVLYRASDGAPVALEDRCCHRHAQLSRGRVRGDLIECAYHGLRFAPDGACVHIPSQEQIPPSARVRSYPVAEKHHWIWIWPGDPALADESRIPDFGIMDHPDWTWRGETLAVAGNALLVVENLMDLSHLLALHRTTLADTAIPETDIPVEYRIDGDRIEVDRWAMDTPVPPYFRLLAGFAPDARVDRWMNTIYTPPSFVRIDIGAAEAGSGAREGDRSKAVTTWNLNAVTPETDSSAHYFWAQAQDFAGGDPSLSELDFALVHKAFEEDLAVIAGQQENLDLDPAAPRLDLAADRAGLQARRIVERMAREETG; encoded by the coding sequence ATGTTTCCGAAGAACTGCTGGTACGTCGCCGCCTGGGCCCGTGAGGTCCAGCGGCTGCACCCGATGCGCCGGCTGCTGCTCGGCGAACCGGTGGTGCTGTACCGGGCGTCCGACGGCGCGCCCGTCGCGCTGGAAGACCGCTGCTGCCACCGTCACGCCCAGCTTTCCCGCGGCCGGGTGCGCGGCGACCTGATCGAGTGCGCCTATCACGGCCTGCGCTTCGCGCCCGACGGCGCCTGCGTCCACATCCCGAGCCAGGAGCAGATCCCGCCGTCGGCCCGGGTGCGCAGCTATCCGGTCGCCGAAAAACACCACTGGATCTGGATCTGGCCGGGCGATCCGGCGCTGGCCGACGAGAGCCGGATTCCCGATTTCGGCATCATGGACCATCCGGACTGGACCTGGCGCGGCGAGACCCTGGCGGTCGCCGGCAACGCCCTGCTGGTCGTCGAGAACCTGATGGACCTGAGCCATCTGCTCGCGCTGCACCGGACGACGCTCGCCGACACGGCGATTCCCGAGACCGACATCCCGGTCGAGTACCGCATCGACGGCGACAGGATCGAGGTCGACCGCTGGGCGATGGATACGCCGGTGCCGCCCTATTTCCGGCTGCTCGCCGGTTTCGCGCCGGATGCGCGCGTCGACCGCTGGATGAACACGATCTACACGCCGCCGTCCTTCGTGCGCATCGATATCGGCGCCGCCGAGGCCGGCTCCGGCGCCCGCGAGGGCGACCGCAGCAAGGCCGTGACGACCTGGAACCTCAACGCGGTCACGCCGGAGACCGATAGCAGCGCGCACTATTTCTGGGCCCAGGCGCAGGATTTCGCCGGCGGCGACCCGAGCCTCAGCGAGCTCGATTTCGCCCTGGTCCACAAGGCGTTCGAGGAGGACCTCGCGGTCATCGCCGGCCAACAGGAAAATCTCGACCTCGATCCCGCCGCGCCGCGCCTCGACCTCGCCGCCGACCGCGCCGGCCTCCAGGCCCGCCGCATCGTCGAGCGGATGGCGCGGGAGGAAACCGGATAG
- a CDS encoding YciI family protein, producing MYFAVFATDNPGVSQQRSDLQPDFIAYLRDHPDHPDVTVHNGGPTLAEDGESIIGLLLTVEAPSREAVRAFMADSPFGRAGVIADLEVRQWDWMTGRPG from the coding sequence ATGTATTTTGCAGTTTTTGCCACGGACAATCCGGGCGTTTCACAGCAGCGGAGCGATCTCCAGCCCGATTTCATCGCCTACCTGCGCGATCACCCGGATCATCCGGACGTGACCGTTCACAACGGCGGCCCGACGCTCGCCGAGGACGGCGAGTCGATCATCGGCCTGCTGCTCACGGTCGAGGCTCCGTCGCGCGAGGCGGTCCGGGCCTTCATGGCGGACAGCCCGTTCGGCAGGGCGGGCGTGATCGCCGACCTGGAAGTCCGGCAGTGGGATTGGATGACCGGGCGGCCCGGATAA
- a CDS encoding type II toxin-antitoxin system RelE/ParE family toxin, with the protein MKIRNVSHKGLRRFIEQDDAAGLQPAVVPRLRRMLSFLQDMEREEELYTVPGWRAHRLAGDRKGVWSLSVTKNWRITFRIDPAGRQIVDLDYEDYH; encoded by the coding sequence ATGAAGATTCGCAACGTCTCTCACAAGGGGCTCCGCCGGTTCATCGAGCAGGACGATGCCGCCGGGCTTCAGCCCGCGGTCGTACCGAGGCTGCGACGGATGCTTTCGTTCCTTCAGGACATGGAGCGGGAGGAGGAACTGTACACGGTTCCGGGCTGGCGGGCGCACCGGCTTGCCGGCGACCGCAAGGGCGTGTGGAGCCTGTCGGTCACGAAGAACTGGCGCATTACGTTTCGGATCGACCCGGCGGGAAGGCAGATCGTCGACCTGGACTACGAAGACTATCATTAG
- a CDS encoding HigA family addiction module antitoxin — MDTTQGIRMKNPAHPGGFVKSEIVEASGLSVTDAARVLGVTRPALSALLNERANLSPEMALRIEKAFGVSMETLMRMQTSFDIARTRRREDAIEVVPFAGRAA, encoded by the coding sequence ATGGATACGACGCAGGGCATCCGGATGAAAAACCCCGCGCATCCGGGCGGGTTCGTGAAAAGCGAGATCGTAGAGGCTTCGGGCCTGTCGGTGACCGACGCCGCGCGGGTGCTGGGGGTCACGCGGCCGGCGCTGTCCGCGCTGCTCAACGAGCGTGCGAATCTTTCGCCGGAAATGGCGCTCAGGATCGAGAAGGCATTCGGCGTGTCCATGGAGACGCTGATGCGGATGCAGACCAGTTTCGACATCGCGCGGACCCGCAGGCGGGAAGACGCCATCGAGGTCGTTCCGTTTGCGGGGCGGGCCGCCTGA
- a CDS encoding heme-binding protein: MTLSLEQARTIIRTALETRVEMGLRPLAVAVLDERGALVAYEQEDGSTLLRERVARGKAMGALGMGMSSRRLGEMGNERPMFMQALIDASGGQLVPVPGGVVVKTPDGHLYGAVGVSGDTSDKDEAVAVAGIEAAGLVAKVD; encoded by the coding sequence ATGACATTGTCGCTCGAACAGGCGCGCACGATCATCCGGACGGCGCTGGAGACGCGGGTCGAGATGGGACTGCGGCCGCTCGCCGTAGCTGTGCTCGACGAGCGCGGCGCGCTGGTCGCCTACGAGCAGGAGGACGGCTCGACCCTGCTGCGCGAGCGGGTCGCCCGCGGCAAGGCGATGGGCGCGCTCGGCATGGGCATGAGCTCGCGCCGGCTCGGCGAGATGGGCAACGAGCGGCCGATGTTCATGCAGGCATTGATCGACGCCTCGGGCGGGCAGCTCGTGCCGGTGCCCGGCGGCGTGGTGGTCAAGACGCCGGACGGCCATCTCTACGGCGCGGTCGGCGTTTCGGGCGACACCTCGGACAAGGACGAGGCGGTCGCCGTCGCCGGCATCGAGGCGGCCGGCCTGGTGGCGAAGGTGGATTAG
- a CDS encoding cysteine hydrolase translates to MQTIGTERTALLVVDMQNAFCHPQGSLNQMGKDTAMCEAAVTPCRQLVDAAHRLELPVIYTRNVYRPDYSDRGIMPHEIRPALKNLRACVIGTWDAELVDELVPEERDYVFDKNRTSAFYNTGVETVLRNENIRTLVVCGVTSSMCVESTVRDAGQRDYRTFVVADAIGELDQERHDAALVTMGYMFAHVVTVQDVLADWGIRD, encoded by the coding sequence ATGCAAACCATCGGGACCGAACGGACCGCTCTCCTCGTGGTCGACATGCAGAACGCCTTCTGCCACCCGCAAGGCTCGCTCAACCAGATGGGCAAGGACACCGCCATGTGCGAGGCGGCCGTGACGCCTTGCCGTCAACTGGTCGATGCCGCCCACAGGTTGGAGCTGCCTGTCATCTACACCCGCAACGTCTACCGCCCGGACTATTCCGACCGCGGGATCATGCCTCATGAAATTCGGCCAGCACTCAAGAACCTCCGCGCCTGCGTCATCGGCACCTGGGACGCGGAACTCGTCGACGAGCTGGTTCCGGAGGAGCGCGACTACGTCTTCGACAAGAACCGTACCAGCGCCTTCTACAACACAGGCGTTGAGACGGTGCTGCGCAATGAAAACATCAGGACGCTCGTGGTTTGCGGCGTCACCAGCAGCATGTGCGTCGAATCGACGGTCCGCGACGCCGGCCAGCGGGACTATCGCACCTTCGTAGTTGCAGACGCGATCGGCGAGCTGGACCAGGAACGGCACGACGCAGCGCTGGTCACCATGGGGTACATGTTTGCGCATGTGGTGACGGTACAGGATGTGCTCGCGGACTGGGGCATACGGGACTAG
- a CDS encoding flavin reductase family protein, with protein MYYETAANDHGLPHDPFLSCIVPRPIGWVTTCDREGRTNLAPFSFFNGVGTCPPQVMFSTVGAHAEGGLKDSCANAETTGEFVINMATWALREEMNLTSAYVSRDVDEAALAGLDMAPSRVVAPPRVKRSPIHLECRYSMSVRLPATDPEAAATVVFGTVVCVHIQDEVLTDGRVDVTKIRPISRLGYMEYAAIEQTFTMERPAVGDSPGHHLNRELMKRA; from the coding sequence GTGTACTATGAGACCGCAGCTAACGATCACGGACTCCCCCACGATCCTTTTCTGAGCTGTATTGTCCCGCGGCCCATCGGATGGGTGACCACCTGCGACCGGGAGGGCCGGACGAACCTTGCACCGTTCAGCTTCTTCAATGGCGTGGGCACATGCCCGCCGCAGGTCATGTTCAGCACCGTCGGCGCCCACGCGGAGGGTGGGCTCAAAGACAGTTGCGCCAACGCGGAGACGACCGGCGAGTTCGTCATAAACATGGCAACCTGGGCGCTTCGCGAGGAAATGAACCTGACTTCGGCCTATGTGTCCCGTGACGTCGACGAGGCGGCACTCGCCGGGCTCGACATGGCCCCGTCGCGAGTGGTCGCACCGCCCCGGGTGAAGCGATCTCCCATCCATCTGGAGTGCCGGTATTCGATGAGCGTGCGCCTGCCGGCGACGGACCCGGAGGCTGCGGCCACCGTCGTCTTCGGCACGGTCGTCTGCGTTCACATCCAGGACGAGGTATTGACGGACGGGCGGGTCGACGTCACCAAGATCCGGCCCATTTCCCGACTCGGCTACATGGAGTACGCGGCGATCGAACAGACGTTCACGATGGAGCGGCCGGCCGTCGGCGATAGCCCCGGCCATCACCTTAATCGGGAGCTGATGAAGCGAGCCTAG
- a CDS encoding NADP-dependent oxidoreductase produces MSEISPQNNQVQLVSYPRGLPQESDFRIVQVPVQRPRDGEFLVRGIFLSLDPWQRLRMRDPAAFRGQYGTPVLLNSVVPGAVVGEVVETRNPAFRVGEIVEAKLGWQCYAVTDGAGDRKNDAAGLVKVDPRRAPLSTALSVLGRTGMTAYFSLLDIGRIRPGETVLVSTAAGATGSVAGQIARIKGCRAVGLVGTTEKMRFVVDDLGFDAAINYRDEDGLDRALSEACPQGVDVYLDLVGGGLADRVLQHMNDRGRWVVIGHIADYDKPVDGHVGLRPQGYILGRRLRMEGFVVHDYAARFSEAVSRMSTWMSEGRLRYREHVTEGLENAPSAFIDMLCGGNIGKTLVRIGQDPTL; encoded by the coding sequence ATGTCCGAGATCTCGCCGCAGAACAACCAGGTGCAGCTCGTTTCCTACCCGCGCGGGCTGCCGCAGGAGAGCGATTTCCGCATCGTTCAGGTGCCTGTCCAGAGACCCCGGGACGGCGAGTTTCTTGTTCGCGGAATTTTCCTGTCTCTCGATCCGTGGCAGCGCCTTCGCATGCGCGATCCGGCGGCGTTCCGTGGCCAGTACGGTACACCTGTGCTTCTGAACTCGGTCGTTCCGGGCGCCGTCGTGGGTGAAGTCGTCGAGACCCGCAATCCGGCGTTTCGGGTGGGGGAGATCGTCGAGGCGAAACTGGGCTGGCAATGCTATGCGGTGACCGACGGCGCCGGCGACCGGAAAAACGATGCTGCGGGCCTCGTCAAGGTGGACCCGCGCCGCGCGCCCCTGTCGACCGCCCTGAGCGTCCTCGGTCGCACCGGTATGACGGCGTATTTCTCGCTCCTGGACATCGGCCGAATTCGTCCGGGCGAGACCGTCCTGGTCTCGACGGCGGCCGGCGCAACCGGGAGCGTCGCCGGGCAGATCGCCAGGATCAAGGGCTGTCGGGCCGTCGGCTTGGTCGGCACCACGGAAAAGATGCGATTCGTCGTCGACGACCTGGGTTTCGACGCCGCGATCAACTACCGGGATGAGGACGGTCTCGACCGCGCGTTGTCGGAGGCCTGTCCCCAGGGTGTCGACGTATATCTGGATTTAGTCGGCGGCGGCCTCGCTGACCGCGTGCTGCAGCACATGAACGATCGGGGCCGCTGGGTGGTGATCGGCCACATCGCCGACTACGACAAGCCCGTCGACGGCCACGTCGGGCTGCGGCCGCAAGGCTATATCCTCGGGCGGCGGTTACGCATGGAGGGGTTCGTCGTCCACGACTACGCGGCCCGGTTTTCGGAAGCGGTTTCCCGAATGAGCACCTGGATGTCGGAGGGCCGCCTGCGATATCGGGAGCATGTCACAGAGGGGCTGGAAAACGCGCCCAGCGCCTTCATCGACATGCTTTGCGGCGGGAACATCGGCAAGACGCTGGTGCGTATCGGACAGGACCCAACTCTGTGA
- a CDS encoding MmgE/PrpD family protein, which translates to MGNDGLTGSISRAIADIRFPDLGSDVVTATDRAMMDSIGIAHMGYEFVKEPFLRFAKQVGGVPEATLLGDRGRVSAGLAAGFNSTMAYNSNMMESGPGDHLFDALAHTGMAMGERLGSSGRDVVMAVAIAYELNAVFYKSARAGDRHGYVNTKKHTPVCVAVCAGKLLGFDADQLNNAIGIAWMIEPPAMDLSLKFNVFTGLGSMYNLTICQLGTQAALLTQSGVEGPRDTMEKDGLYDRESLAAYAPAECHHVANELHLKPWLGSRTSTGAIQLALEIVEENRIPVDTIDQVIVNAHRFYQNYPFGCLEPRSYFEGLFSVPWIIANALLGHESGPAWVVPEALNDEKRHVLARKVVVGEHPEAVAMWATGRALGNPDVPIEVVIRSGDGEYRKSMLYRQIRGSPENPMSDGELAAKFLRLVGRVRGSEAAHALLDASKEISAVEDVREITARY; encoded by the coding sequence ATGGGCAACGACGGTCTGACCGGCTCGATCAGTCGCGCGATCGCGGATATTCGCTTCCCGGATCTGGGATCGGACGTCGTCACGGCGACGGATCGCGCGATGATGGATTCCATCGGCATCGCCCACATGGGCTATGAGTTCGTGAAAGAACCCTTTCTGCGTTTCGCCAAGCAGGTGGGAGGCGTTCCGGAAGCGACCCTTCTCGGCGATCGCGGTCGCGTCTCGGCCGGGCTCGCGGCGGGGTTCAACTCCACCATGGCCTACAACTCGAACATGATGGAAAGCGGGCCCGGCGACCATCTCTTCGACGCCCTGGCCCATACCGGCATGGCGATGGGCGAACGGCTCGGCTCCAGCGGCCGCGACGTCGTCATGGCCGTCGCCATCGCCTACGAGCTCAACGCGGTGTTCTACAAGTCGGCGCGGGCCGGGGACCGGCACGGCTATGTCAACACCAAGAAGCACACCCCGGTGTGCGTCGCGGTCTGCGCGGGAAAACTACTCGGGTTCGACGCCGATCAGCTTAACAATGCCATCGGCATCGCCTGGATGATCGAGCCGCCCGCCATGGATCTGTCGCTCAAGTTCAATGTCTTCACGGGTTTGGGGTCCATGTACAACCTGACGATCTGCCAACTCGGCACCCAGGCGGCCCTGTTGACCCAAAGCGGCGTGGAAGGCCCACGAGACACCATGGAAAAAGACGGGCTGTACGACCGCGAGAGCCTGGCGGCCTACGCTCCGGCCGAATGCCATCACGTGGCGAACGAACTTCACCTCAAGCCGTGGCTCGGATCGCGCACCAGCACGGGCGCGATCCAACTGGCGCTGGAGATCGTCGAAGAGAACCGGATTCCGGTCGACACCATCGACCAGGTGATCGTTAACGCGCACCGCTTCTATCAGAACTACCCGTTCGGGTGCCTTGAACCCCGTTCCTACTTCGAGGGCCTGTTCAGCGTTCCGTGGATCATTGCCAACGCTTTGCTGGGCCACGAGTCGGGGCCGGCGTGGGTTGTGCCGGAGGCCCTGAATGACGAAAAGCGGCATGTCCTCGCCAGAAAGGTCGTCGTCGGCGAACATCCGGAGGCGGTGGCCATGTGGGCCACAGGCCGGGCGCTCGGCAATCCGGACGTCCCGATCGAGGTCGTGATCAGGTCCGGCGACGGAGAATACCGGAAGTCGATGCTCTACCGGCAGATCCGCGGAAGTCCGGAGAACCCCATGTCCGACGGTGAGCTCGCGGCAAAGTTCCTCAGGCTCGTGGGCCGGGTCCGCGGCAGCGAAGCGGCGCACGCGCTCCTTGATGCCTCGAAGGAGATCAGCGCGGTCGAGGACGTTCGGGAGATCACGGCCCGATATTGA
- a CDS encoding ABC transporter ATP-binding protein — protein sequence MLNGMRLGVEKGRVTALLGGNGCGKSSTLKCVVGMLGVTGGSIQFEDEPIENLKSHQIFARGIAMVPQHRELFPGMTTAENILIGGMARCPKRERKGRLAGILEHFPRLQDRVRSRAGNLSGGEQQMLATARALMSEPKLLLMDEPTAGLAPVVIDEIAQIVAELKARGETIFIVEQNVRVALRVADYVYVARQGQVVMQGAVDEFRDDHQLFLEYMGQGKDALKSQHAHRSHR from the coding sequence GTGCTCAACGGGATGCGCCTGGGTGTCGAGAAGGGGCGCGTCACCGCGCTTCTCGGCGGAAACGGCTGCGGCAAGTCGAGCACCCTGAAATGCGTGGTGGGCATGCTCGGGGTCACCGGCGGATCGATCCAATTCGAGGATGAGCCCATCGAAAACCTGAAATCGCACCAGATCTTCGCCCGCGGGATTGCGATGGTTCCCCAGCATCGCGAGTTATTTCCCGGTATGACGACGGCGGAGAACATCCTCATCGGCGGCATGGCCCGCTGCCCGAAGCGGGAGCGCAAGGGTCGGCTCGCGGGAATACTGGAGCACTTCCCGAGGTTACAGGACCGTGTGAGGAGCCGAGCCGGGAATCTGTCCGGCGGTGAGCAGCAGATGCTCGCTACTGCCCGCGCCCTCATGTCGGAACCGAAACTGCTGCTGATGGACGAGCCCACGGCCGGCCTGGCGCCGGTCGTCATCGACGAGATCGCCCAGATCGTCGCGGAGCTCAAGGCCCGCGGCGAGACCATCTTCATCGTCGAGCAGAATGTCCGGGTCGCGCTACGGGTTGCCGACTACGTCTATGTGGCGCGGCAGGGGCAGGTGGTGATGCAGGGCGCCGTCGACGAGTTTCGGGACGACCACCAGCTCTTCCTCGAATACATGGGCCAGGGCAAGGATGCGCTCAAATCCCAGCACGCGCACCGGTCTCACCGGTGA
- a CDS encoding ABC transporter ATP-binding protein, with product MEPLLETQDLTVRFGGVVAVEDVSLTVPPGEIRGIIGPNGAGKSTLFNALSGVVKAEGRINFDGRDIADVPVHQRAGLGLRRTFQHVRLMQNRTALENVLVGMHLEIPANPLKSVLNLGGGVSPDRAARDRAREVMSFLGIDSLILRETGTLTIAQQRLLELARALAPGPKLLMLDEPCAGLSVPAVQTLDEILLRLKEEWKLTILLVEHVVSLVIDVSDSITVLDKGRVIAEGAGDEVMSNPTVKQAYLGTEEVDAA from the coding sequence GTGGAACCGCTTCTCGAGACCCAGGATCTGACGGTGCGCTTTGGCGGCGTCGTCGCGGTCGAGGACGTTTCCCTGACGGTGCCGCCGGGCGAGATACGAGGAATCATAGGACCGAACGGCGCCGGCAAATCGACCCTCTTCAATGCCCTTTCCGGCGTGGTAAAGGCGGAAGGCCGCATCAATTTCGACGGCAGGGACATCGCGGACGTCCCCGTTCACCAGCGCGCGGGGCTGGGCCTGCGGCGGACGTTCCAGCACGTGCGGCTGATGCAGAACCGCACAGCGCTCGAAAACGTTCTCGTCGGAATGCATCTCGAGATTCCGGCGAATCCGCTGAAGTCGGTCCTCAATCTCGGCGGAGGTGTCTCGCCCGACCGGGCCGCCCGAGACCGCGCCCGGGAGGTGATGAGTTTTCTAGGAATTGACAGTCTGATCCTGCGCGAAACCGGCACGCTGACGATCGCGCAGCAACGGCTGCTCGAGCTGGCAAGGGCACTGGCGCCGGGGCCGAAGCTGCTGATGCTGGACGAACCCTGCGCCGGCTTGAGCGTGCCTGCCGTGCAGACGCTCGACGAAATCCTCCTCCGGCTGAAGGAGGAGTGGAAGTTGACGATTCTGCTCGTCGAGCATGTTGTTTCCCTCGTTATCGACGTTTCGGACAGTATCACGGTGCTCGACAAAGGCCGGGTCATCGCCGAGGGAGCGGGCGACGAGGTGATGAGCAATCCAACGGTGAAGCAGGCTTACCTGGGGACGGAGGAGGTGGACGCTGCTTGA